In a single window of the Necator americanus strain Aroian chromosome X, whole genome shotgun sequence genome:
- a CDS encoding hypothetical protein (NECATOR_CHRX.G23419.T1) yields MSFHTEKIVPIGAFLEILDVAFFPGIGAQLSQNSLQSRAWLCLKWHDGPSDWDQGRTLTSFTHLCSPNEASEGPVSISIAGFTSLLRVHPFLQLHRALGGFDTTITQDVVCVTVLTRNVYQYMKKRPKQQLRLQITDEPTLHKYDRRNGTE; encoded by the coding sequence ATGTCTTTTCATACTGAGAAAATTGTGCCAATAGGAGCATTCTTGGAAATTCTCGACGTCGCGTTCTTTCCAGGAATAGGTGCACAGTTGAGTCAAAATAGCTTGCAATCGCGCGCTTGGTTGTGCTTGAAGTGGCACGATGGACCCAGCGATTGGGATCAGGGCAGAACCCTCACTAGcttcactcatctctgcagtccaaatgaagctagcgagggtcccgtCTCGATCTCAATCGCTGGCTTCACCTCGCTGCTTCGAGTGCATCCCTTCctacaactgcaccgagctttaggtggttttgacacgactataACCCAAGATGTAGTCTGTGTCACAGTGCTAACGCGAAACGTCTACCAATACATGAAGAAAAGACCAAAGCAGCAATTGAGGCTTCAGATTACTGACGAGCCAACTCTGCACAAATACGATCGACGAAATGGAACCGAATAA
- a CDS encoding hypothetical protein (NECATOR_CHRX.G23421.T1), protein MPRIALWNTGDATIAIKWVRATNSSADVECDYMRPFESNIIQKIIEAIINTRPLTKVSVTDLDEIPIRSIDFLQGNLKYSIPSTQLQRGNGDTSYDPELAQTVAQAQEELIFSETLATLFWERWDKEYLTYLRDNRRVLLKQPRHVTNTLQIGDIVLIVIDGLERSVKLLAPNKRVIQRPLNKMYPLEMRSSVEDSLPELEKAVFLSGRYNREEE, encoded by the exons ATGCCACGGATTGCCCTATGGAACACCGGAGATGCTACCATTGCCATCAAATGGGTAAGAGCAACCAACTCCTCTGCAGATGTTGAATGCGACTATATGAGACCATTCGAGTCAAACATCATACAGAAAAT AATTGAAGCGATAATTAACACTCGCCCGTTGACAAAAGTAAGTGTAACGGATCTTGATGAGATACCAATAAGATCTATcgatttcctacaaggaaatCTAAAGTACTCTATTCCAAGCACGCAGTTACAGCGCGGTAATGGCGATACGTCATATGATCCTGAGTTGGCTcagacagttgcgcaagcacaGGAAGAGTTAATATTTTCGGAAACGCTCGCTACATTATTTTGGGAGCGATGGGACAAGGAATATCTCACATACTTGAGAGATAACCGGAGAGTGCTACTAAAACAACCGCGGCATGTGACAAATACACTGCAAATTGGAGACATTGTACTTATTGTTATTGATGGTCTTGAAAGATCAGTGAAGCTCCTCGCGCCAAATAAAAGAGTTATCCAAAGACCACTCAACAAAATGTATCCCTTGGAAATGCGTAGTTCTGTGGAAGACTCGCTTCCAGAACTTGAAAAGGCTGTATTTCTGAGTGGGAGATACAACAGAGAGGAAGAGTAG
- a CDS encoding hypothetical protein (NECATOR_CHRX.G23420.T1) has translation MITVISRIEAIINTRPLTKVSVTDLDEIPIRSIDFLQGNLKYSIPSTQLQRGNGDTSYDPELAQTVAQAQEELIFSETLATLFWERWDKEYLTYLRDNRRVLLKQPRHVTNTLQIGDIVLIVIDGLERSVKLLAPNKRVIQRPLNKMYPLEMRSSVEDSLPELEKAVFLSGRYNREEE, from the coding sequence ATGATTACAGTAATATCAAGAATTGAAGCGATAATTAACACTCGCCCGTTGACAAAAGTAAGTGTAACGGATCTTGATGAGATACCAATAAGATCTATcgatttcctacaaggaaatCTAAAGTACTCTATTCCAAGCACGCAGTTACAGCGCGGTAATGGCGATACGTCATATGATCCTGAGTTGGCTcagacagttgcgcaagcacaGGAAGAGTTAATATTTTCGGAAACGCTCGCTACATTATTTTGGGAGCGATGGGACAAGGAATATCTCACATACTTGAGAGATAACCGGAGAGTGCTACTAAAACAACCGCGGCATGTGACAAATACACTGCAAATTGGAGACATTGTACTTATTGTTATTGATGGTCTTGAAAGATCAGTGAAGCTCCTCGCGCCAAATAAAAGAGTTATCCAAAGACCACTCAACAAAATGTATCCCTTGGAAATGCGTAGTTCTGTGGAAGACTCGCTTCCAGAACTTGAAAAGGCTGTATTTCTGAGTGGGAGATACAACAGAGAGGAAGAGTAG
- a CDS encoding hypothetical protein (NECATOR_CHRX.G23422.T2), with the protein MEKIICDFYSDLFDSHVHLPPHHLREDGQVIPEILSSEIRHAIMSVRNRTAPGPDRIRPEHLKSLPPVLINTLARLFTRYLSECKVLDEGQPCEQAGFRKGFSTIDRIHTVSKLIEVSREYKMSLCLTFIDLKKAFDSVETEAVVEALDNQGVPTQYIKVLRELYSNFTTGISPFYKNIISDVKRGIRQGDTISPKIFTATLENAMRKLEWDDMGVKVDGRQLPHLRFADDIVLITPSISQAERMLIEFDETCGCIGLQLNLYKTMFMRNGWVSDAPFTLKGTNISECTSYVYLGRELNMMNDLTPELGGRRRAAWGAYKSIEDVVKKTRNTRLRAHLFNITVLPALTYASETWAFRKQEENAVSVIERAIERVMLGVSRFTQVRDGIRSSLLRQRSKIRDAAAFATEIKIRWAGHVMRFNDNSWTKAVSDWVPRDIKRTTGRPKTRWSDFFTKSSKEKYDALRVPCERKNHWATLARDQDKWKDYWRPLDQFEDQRESR; encoded by the exons atggagaaaatcatctgcgacttctactctgatctcttcgacagccatgtccacttgcctcctcaccatctgagggaagacggacaagtcattccagagattctctcgtccgaaatacgacatgctatcatgtcggtaagaaatcgtacggcacccggtcccgacagaataagaccagaacacctgaagagcctaccgccagtactcatcaacaccctggcgaggctctttacacgttatctgtcggaatgcaag gtcttggatgaaggacagccatgcgagcaagcagggtttcgaaaaggattcagcacgattgaccgcattcacactgtttcgaaactcatcgaggtatcacgagagtacaagatgtcgctctgtctcaccttcatcgacttaaagaaggcctttgactcggttgagacggaagcggtcgtggaagccctggacaaccaaggcgtccctactcagtacataaaggtacttcgagagttgtacagtaacttcacgaccggaatttcgccattctacaagaacatcatcagtgacgtgaagagggggatccgacagggtgatacaatttcacccaaaatattcacagccaccctcgagaacgcaatgcgaaagttggaatgggacgacatgggagtgaaggttgatggtcggcagctgccccatttgcgctttgctgatgacatcgtactgataacacctagcatcagccaagcggaacgaatgctgattGAATTCgatgaaacatgtggatgcatcggtcttcagctgaatctatacaagacgatgttcatgcggaacggatgggtctcggatgccccattcacgctcaagggaacgaatatatccgaatgcaccagctacgtttatctgggtcgggaattgaacatgatgaacgacctgactccCGAGCTGGGCGGAAGGAggcgagcggcttggggagcgtacaagagtatcgaggatgtagtgaagaagaccaggaacacccggctccgtgctcacctcttcaacatcaccgtacttcctgctttgacctatgcttcggaaacctgggcatttcgcaagcaggaagaaaatgcggtgagcgtcattgaacgcgcaattgagagagtgatgctaggagtatctcgtttcacgcaagtgagggacgggattcgaagttctctcctacgtcaacgatcgaagattagagacgccgccgcgtttgccacggaaattaaaataaggtgggccggacacgtgatgcgctttaatgacaacagTTGGACCaaagccgtgagcgactgggttccccgcgatattaagcgcactacaggaagaccgaagacccgatggtcagatttcttcacgaagtcctccaaagaaaaatatgatgctcttcgtgttccATGCGAAAGGAAGAACCattgggctactctggcacgagatcaggacaaatggaaggattactggcgcccgctcgaccagttcgaagatcaacgggagtcaaggtga
- a CDS encoding hypothetical protein (NECATOR_CHRX.G23422.T1) produces the protein MEKIICDFYSDLFDSHVHLPPHHLREDGQVIPEILSSEIRHAIMSVLDEGQPCEQAGFRKGFSTIDRIHTVSKLIEVSREYKMSLCLTFIDLKKAFDSVETEAVVEALDNQGVPTQYIKVLRELYSNFTTGISPFYKNIISDVKRGIRQGDTISPKIFTATLENAMRKLEWDDMGVKVDGRQLPHLRFADDIVLITPSISQAERMLIEFDETCGCIGLQLNLYKTMFMRNGWVSDAPFTLKGTNISECTSYVYLGRELNMMNDLTPELGGRRRAAWGAYKSIEDVVKKTRNTRLRAHLFNITVLPALTYASETWAFRKQEENAVSVIERAIERVMLGVSRFTQVRDGIRSSLLRQRSKIRDAAAFATEIKIRWAGHVMRFNDNSWTKAVSDWVPRDIKRTTGRPKTRWSDFFTKSSKEKYDALRVPCERKNHWATLARDQDKWKDYWRPLDQFEDQRESR, from the exons atggagaaaatcatctgcgacttctactctgatctcttcgacagccatgtccacttgcctcctcaccatctgagggaagacggacaagtcattccagagattctctcgtccgaaatacgacatgctatcatgtcg gtcttggatgaaggacagccatgcgagcaagcagggtttcgaaaaggattcagcacgattgaccgcattcacactgtttcgaaactcatcgaggtatcacgagagtacaagatgtcgctctgtctcaccttcatcgacttaaagaaggcctttgactcggttgagacggaagcggtcgtggaagccctggacaaccaaggcgtccctactcagtacataaaggtacttcgagagttgtacagtaacttcacgaccggaatttcgccattctacaagaacatcatcagtgacgtgaagagggggatccgacagggtgatacaatttcacccaaaatattcacagccaccctcgagaacgcaatgcgaaagttggaatgggacgacatgggagtgaaggttgatggtcggcagctgccccatttgcgctttgctgatgacatcgtactgataacacctagcatcagccaagcggaacgaatgctgattGAATTCgatgaaacatgtggatgcatcggtcttcagctgaatctatacaagacgatgttcatgcggaacggatgggtctcggatgccccattcacgctcaagggaacgaatatatccgaatgcaccagctacgtttatctgggtcgggaattgaacatgatgaacgacctgactccCGAGCTGGGCGGAAGGAggcgagcggcttggggagcgtacaagagtatcgaggatgtagtgaagaagaccaggaacacccggctccgtgctcacctcttcaacatcaccgtacttcctgctttgacctatgcttcggaaacctgggcatttcgcaagcaggaagaaaatgcggtgagcgtcattgaacgcgcaattgagagagtgatgctaggagtatctcgtttcacgcaagtgagggacgggattcgaagttctctcctacgtcaacgatcgaagattagagacgccgccgcgtttgccacggaaattaaaataaggtgggccggacacgtgatgcgctttaatgacaacagTTGGACCaaagccgtgagcgactgggttccccgcgatattaagcgcactacaggaagaccgaagacccgatggtcagatttcttcacgaagtcctccaaagaaaaatatgatgctcttcgtgttccATGCGAAAGGAAGAACCattgggctactctggcacgagatcaggacaaatggaaggattactggcgcccgctcgaccagttcgaagatcaacgggagtcaaggtga
- a CDS encoding hypothetical protein (NECATOR_CHRX.G23423.T1), with translation MTTKTIHGNSQFQKPSSLRWTWESPGGGYRNEIDHIIVNKRFCLTDVAVVPKFYTGSDHRLLRGRFSFTKREVKAAKFRERHRRTIINWNFFATLAGFWEEWTTSTRNMTGLLSTFTTARRRLRVLKPPRDACLLKLLS, from the coding sequence atgacgactaagaccatccatgggaactcgcaattccagaagccctcctctctacgctggacgtgggagtcacccggtggagggtaccgtaatgaaatagaccacatcatcgtcaataaaaggttctgcctgacggacgtcgctgttgtaccaaagttctatacgggatcggaccatcgcctcctccgaggaagattttccttcacaaagagAGAAgtgaaagccgccaagttcagagagagacatcgcagaactatcatcaactggaatttcttcgctacgctagccggcttttgggaagaatggacaacatcgacgaggaatatgaccggcttgttgagcaccttcacgactgcgcgaagaaggctgagagttttaaaaccaccaagagacgcctgtctcttgaaactcttgagctga
- a CDS encoding hypothetical protein (NECATOR_CHRX.G23424.T1), which yields MAICTYNARTLASEAAIEDLMMQSKKIKYDVIGLTETRRRHPLNAVYETGEEMFLGACDSRGVGGVGFLVNTSMAKNIDSFEQLTTRIGRLRMRSGPTPALTIFVAFAPTSSYEEEEVEVFYMDLEKLYREDHAWS from the coding sequence atggcgatctgtacttataacgcacgtacgcttgcatcggaagcggccatcgaagatctgatgatgcaatccaagaagatcaagtacgacgtcatcggactgaccgagacgagacgacgtcaccctctcaatgccgtatatgaaactggagaagaaatgttcttaggagcatgcgacagtagaggtgttggtggagttggctttctcgtcaacacgagtatggcaaagaacatcgactctttcgaacaacttacgacccgaatcggacgtctgcgaaTGAGaagtggtccaacaccagctttgactatcttcgtcgctttcgctccaacatcaagctacgaagaagaagaagtcgaagttttctatatggacctggagaagttataccgagaagatcatgcctggtcataa
- a CDS encoding hypothetical protein (NECATOR_CHRX.G23425.T1) has product MESSATNIHLVTLNCCELSELQQAALSRLLRYLHAPFAALQETRIRVRPLSNIDNYTIYCGDADERKIVSAHAPTDTSEDHNEDAFYDELNILISKIPSQQSLIGEIDANAKMGPEQQSDVLGK; this is encoded by the exons atggaatcttcGGCGACAAACATTCATCTCGTTACACTGAACTGCTGTGAGTtaagtgaactccaacaagccgctctatccagacttctgcgatatctgcatgcaccgtttgctgcattgcaggaaacacgcatcagggTTCGCCCTCTCAGCAATATCGACaattacaccatctactgcggcgatgctgatgaaagaaaa atcgtaagtgctcacgcacctacggataCCTCAGAGGACCACAACGAGGAcgcgttttatgatgaactcaatattttgatatccaagataccTAGTCAGCAGTCGCTAATTGGTGAAATTGACgcgaatgcaaagatgggacctgaacaacaatccgatgtgcttggaaaatga
- a CDS encoding hypothetical protein (NECATOR_CHRX.G23426.T1): MPEEQRQRKMPTLKLQLDYVLTKNIPLSDIRKSSAVWNVAFDFDHHPLLLSLMIRFQKKYRGAQHQPTLDLAAPKKKFAFASAGTVSTHNSVCFARNTGDFSQEKRLRRKLRRQLKPDRENVATWQLCPSGGSILTLC, translated from the exons ATGCCAGAAGAGCAGCGACAGCGGAAGATGCCGACTCTTAAGCTGCAGCTCGATTACGTTTTGACGAAGAACATACCtttgtcagatatccgaaaatctagcgCTGTCTGGAATGTCGCATTCGATTTCGACCACCACCCACTTCTTCTCAGCTTGATGATACGGTTCCAGAAAAAGTATCGGGGAGCTCAACATCAGCCAACGCTCGacttggcag CACCGAAGAAGAAgttcgcctttgcatctgcggggACAGTATCCACGCACAATTCTGTATGCTTTGCCCGCAATACTGGTGACTTCAGCCAggagaagcgtctgagaaggaagttgcgtcgtcagcTAAAACCCGATCGTGAGAACGTGGCAACGTGGCAACTTTGCCCATCTGGAGGGAGCATTTTAACACTTTGCTGA
- a CDS encoding hypothetical protein (NECATOR_CHRX.G23427.T1) — protein sequence MLDTREGERAVYRLLRARHRLTLDMEHTKIVSGADGAVLRRSGQILERWREYYNHLCNEEFCYPPIPTVPSVEGPVLPISAVEVSAALAKIKSNKATGPDDVLADVWKLLGDRGSVWLATLFNKIVAEGRTLDVWHCTSYGSIRLPCHTMKVFGRVPEARLRKIVSVSLNQCCFVKDCSTIDAIHAVRILLEKHREKNRSVHLAFLHLEKAFDRVPHELLWMSMRSHRVPEEYVRWTKLLYVKPTSVVQCAAGTSRPFPVQVGVHQGSSLSPLLFILCMDTITKEIQKQHPWTLLFADDVMLASEPLDDLQKQVQSWKDRLQQYGLRLNTSKTEKMATDVLYDQKVPVRLKSKIYRTVVRPVALYVCECWMTTKALERVLHAMEMLMLRWTIGVTLKEKVSNDTVRSIFGVVPITEKVKEARLRWFGHVLRREEDSVAKTALKLDVSGVRPRGRPKIRWLDRVKLDMIDARLCTAEAMDRTKWKTRSRKADPATTRDKR from the coding sequence atgcttgataccagagaaggcgagcgggcagtgtatcgtttactcagagcgcgtcatcgcttaacgttggatatggagcacaccaagatcgttagcggagctgatggagccgttctgcgccgctctggtcagatcctggagaggtggcgagagtactacaatcacttgtgtaacgaagagttctgttatcctcccatcccaactgttcccagcgtcgagggtcctgttctaccaattagcgccgtcgaagtcagtgctgccctcgcaaaaataaagtcgaacaaggcaacggGTCCTGATGACGTACttgctgatgtctggaagctgctaggagatcgagggtccgtgtggctcgcaactctatttaacaaaatcgttgcagaaggacggactctaGACGTTTGGCACTGCACTTCGTACGGGTCTATACGACTGccgtgccatacgatgaaggtttttgggCGTGTCccggaagctcgtctgaggaaaattgttagcgtttcactcaaccagtgctgCTTTGTGAAGGattgcagcactatagatgctatccatgctgtccgtatcctcctggagaaacatcgagagaagaaccgcagtgtgcatcttgcttttctccatctcgagaaagctttcgaccgtgtccctcatgagctgttatggatgtccatgaggtcgcatagagtaccagaagaatatgtgcggtggacaaagctgctttatgtgaagcctaccagcgttgtgcaatgtgctgctggaacaagcaggccattccctgtacaagttggggttcatcagggttcgtCCCTCTCACCCCTgttgttcatactgtgcatggacacgataacgaaggaaatccagaagcagcatccgtggaccctactctttgccgacgatgtcatgcttgCGTCGGAGCCTctagatgatcttcagaaacaagtacagtcttggaaggatcggctgcagcaatatggattgcgcctcaacacatcaaaaactgaaaaaatggCAACAGATGTACTGTACGAccagaaagtccctgttcgactgaagtcgaagatctacaggacggttgtgcgtcctgttgctcTTTACGTATGCGAGTGCTGGATGACGACGAAAGCCTTAGAAAGAgtgttgcacgctatggagatgctgatgttgaggtggacgataggtgtaacgctaaaagagaaagtatccaacgacactgtacgctccatcttcggcgtcgtcccgataactgagaaggtgaaagaggcgcgactgagatggtttggtcacgtcttgcggcgagaggaagattctgttgccaagaccgctctgaagctcgacgtttcaggagtgaggccgcgtgggaggccaaagattcgctggttagaccgtgtgaagctggatatgatagatgcgcgtttgtgtacggctgaggcaatggatagaaccaaatggaagacaagaagcagaaaggcggaccctgcaacaacgcgggacaaacgctag